One stretch of Clostridia bacterium DNA includes these proteins:
- a CDS encoding 4Fe-4S binding protein produces the protein MKELVVLSGKGGTGKTGLVASFAALAGGAVLADADVDASNLHLILRPTLKETEEFWSGVTAVIDADRCEGCGLCRQVCRFGAVTGGNPPAIEEYSCEGCGFCARICPVEAISLQPVLAGYRYLSETPYGPLVHARLGTGRENSGKLVAEVRKAARELAEGQGCSCLLTDGPPGTACPAISALAGAGLVLLVTEPTVSGRHDLARAAGLCRHFEVPAVVCLNKFDLSPEAARQVEDFCRAEGLEVVGRVPFDPAVPRALAQGQPPVEAVSGTTAASIQHVWDQVRARLAAPA, from the coding sequence ATGAAGGAGCTGGTGGTGCTCAGCGGCAAGGGCGGGACCGGCAAGACCGGCCTGGTGGCCTCCTTTGCCGCCCTGGCCGGAGGAGCGGTGCTGGCGGACGCCGACGTAGACGCCTCTAACCTGCACCTCATCCTCCGCCCGACCCTCAAGGAAACCGAGGAATTCTGGAGCGGCGTAACGGCGGTTATCGACGCCGACCGGTGCGAAGGGTGCGGCCTGTGCCGCCAGGTCTGCCGCTTCGGCGCCGTTACCGGGGGCAACCCGCCGGCGATAGAGGAATATTCCTGCGAGGGCTGCGGTTTCTGCGCCCGCATCTGCCCCGTTGAGGCTATAAGCCTGCAACCGGTGCTGGCCGGCTACCGTTACCTCTCGGAGACACCCTACGGCCCCCTGGTGCACGCCCGACTGGGCACAGGCCGGGAAAACTCCGGCAAGCTGGTGGCCGAGGTGCGCAAGGCCGCCCGCGAGCTGGCCGAGGGCCAGGGCTGTTCCTGCCTTCTGACCGACGGGCCGCCCGGTACCGCCTGCCCGGCCATCTCCGCCCTGGCCGGTGCCGGCCTGGTCCTCCTGGTGACCGAACCCACGGTTTCCGGCCGGCACGACCTGGCCCGAGCGGCAGGACTTTGCCGCCACTTCGAGGTGCCCGCGGTGGTCTGCCTGAACAAGTTCGACCTCAGCCCCGAGGCCGCCCGGCAAGTGGAGGATTTTTGCCGGGCCGAAGGGTTGGAGGTAGTCGGCCGAGTGCCCTTCGACCCCGCCGTGCCCCGGGCCCTGGCCCAAGGTCAACCCCCGGTAGAGGCGGTGTCCGGGACCACGGCGGCGTCGATCCAGCACGTCTGGGATCAGGTACGCGCACGCCTTGCTGCCCCAGCCTGA
- the nuoK gene encoding NADH-quinone oxidoreductase subunit NuoK, which produces MGLGHYLVVAAGLFAAGLFGALAKKNAVAVLIGIELMLNAVNLNFVAFNRFLGPGETAGYVFAICVIVVAAAEVAVGLAIILGIYRRHLSTDVENFNWLKW; this is translated from the coding sequence ATCGGTCTCGGACATTATTTAGTCGTCGCTGCCGGACTTTTTGCCGCCGGGCTTTTCGGCGCCCTGGCCAAGAAGAATGCCGTTGCCGTCCTCATAGGTATTGAGCTGATGCTTAATGCCGTCAACCTTAACTTTGTCGCTTTCAACCGCTTCCTCGGGCCTGGTGAGACGGCCGGGTATGTGTTTGCGATTTGCGTAATCGTCGTGGCGGCCGCCGAAGTAGCGGTGGGGCTGGCAATCATCCTAGGAATCTACCGGCGCCATCTCTCCACCGACGTGGAGAACTTCAATTGGCTAAAGTGGTAG
- the nuoL gene encoding NADH-quinone oxidoreductase subunit L: MIELAWLIPLFPAVAFFLIVFVVRPLRMASALTAVVAIGLSFLFSLGVLEEGLQRGITMDKPIELAGRWLDLPGLTVEAGLLIDPLTVVMLLVVTSVSLLVAIYSIGYLRGDPGFSVFFAYVSLFVSSMLGLVVANNYFQMFFFWELVGLCSYLLIGFYFHRPRAVAANIKAFVVNRIGDFGFMLGTFMLFLGFGTFNFLELGQAFKDAHPAFLTFTALLIFCGPVAKSAQFPLHVWLPDAMEGPTPVSALIHAATMVAAGVYLLARGFILFVSAPQAQLVVAYIGGFTAFLAATMALAQEDIKRVLAYSTISQLGYMVMAMGVGSLTAGMFHLTTHAFFKALLFLAAGSIYHALDELNLYRMGGLARKMKITSLALVVGALALAGVPPFSGFWSKDEILSAVWSHGYTGLFVLAILTAFLTAFYVFRLVFVALFGRARAELPAHESPKVMTVPLAVLAVLAAGAGFTGAPFVPCGFGSLVYFGEPEPAAGNGTVMALSTSVALLGIAGAWLVYGRRQVANEPLASAVPALHRLLYHGYYLDELYLWLFRTVVLGLGAAFNWCERRVIDRFFDGLANCVRAGGRGLRQTQTGLLQSYALVIFAAVVVLIFWMALPASGGRIP; the protein is encoded by the coding sequence GTGATCGAGCTGGCCTGGCTGATTCCACTGTTTCCTGCCGTTGCCTTTTTCCTGATCGTGTTTGTGGTGCGCCCACTTCGGATGGCGTCCGCCTTAACGGCGGTGGTCGCCATCGGCCTCTCCTTCCTTTTTTCGCTCGGCGTTCTAGAGGAGGGGCTACAACGGGGCATCACTATGGACAAGCCGATAGAGTTGGCCGGCCGCTGGCTTGACCTGCCCGGTCTCACCGTAGAGGCGGGCCTGCTTATCGACCCCCTTACGGTCGTGATGCTGCTGGTGGTAACCTCGGTTTCCCTCCTGGTGGCTATCTACTCTATCGGCTACCTGCGGGGGGACCCGGGTTTTTCCGTATTCTTCGCCTACGTGTCCCTGTTCGTCAGCTCCATGCTGGGCTTGGTGGTGGCGAACAACTACTTTCAGATGTTCTTTTTCTGGGAATTGGTGGGTCTGTGCTCGTACCTGCTAATCGGCTTTTACTTCCACCGGCCGAGGGCGGTAGCAGCAAACATCAAGGCCTTCGTCGTCAACCGCATCGGTGACTTCGGCTTCATGCTGGGCACCTTCATGCTTTTCCTCGGCTTCGGCACCTTCAACTTTCTAGAACTCGGACAAGCTTTCAAGGACGCTCACCCCGCCTTTCTTACCTTCACCGCCCTGCTGATCTTCTGCGGACCGGTGGCCAAGTCGGCCCAGTTTCCTCTGCACGTCTGGTTGCCGGACGCGATGGAGGGTCCTACGCCGGTAAGCGCCCTTATTCATGCCGCCACCATGGTAGCGGCCGGCGTCTATCTTCTGGCCCGGGGCTTTATACTGTTCGTTAGCGCGCCCCAGGCTCAGTTGGTGGTGGCCTATATCGGCGGGTTTACCGCCTTCCTGGCCGCCACTATGGCCCTGGCCCAGGAAGACATCAAGCGGGTTCTGGCCTACTCGACCATCAGTCAGTTGGGGTACATGGTGATGGCCATGGGTGTGGGTAGCCTGACGGCGGGCATGTTCCACCTTACCACCCATGCCTTCTTCAAGGCCTTGCTCTTCTTGGCGGCCGGCAGCATTTACCATGCCCTGGATGAACTGAACCTCTACCGTATGGGCGGCCTGGCCCGGAAAATGAAAATAACCAGCCTCGCCTTGGTTGTAGGCGCCCTGGCGCTGGCCGGCGTACCACCTTTTTCGGGCTTCTGGAGCAAGGACGAGATCCTCTCGGCCGTGTGGAGCCACGGTTACACCGGGTTGTTCGTTCTCGCTATCCTTACTGCTTTTCTTACCGCCTTCTACGTTTTCCGCCTGGTGTTTGTCGCCCTTTTCGGCCGGGCGCGGGCGGAGCTGCCGGCGCACGAGTCGCCGAAGGTAATGACCGTGCCCCTGGCGGTGCTGGCGGTTCTGGCCGCAGGAGCGGGGTTCACCGGCGCTCCCTTTGTCCCCTGCGGCTTTGGCTCTCTGGTCTACTTTGGCGAGCCGGAACCGGCGGCGGGGAACGGAACGGTGATGGCGCTCTCCACTTCGGTAGCCCTTCTGGGCATCGCCGGCGCCTGGCTGGTTTACGGACGGCGGCAGGTGGCGAACGAGCCCCTGGCCTCGGCGGTGCCGGCCCTGCACCGCTTGCTTTACCACGGCTATTACCTGGACGAGCTCTATTTGTGGCTGTTCCGGACGGTGGTCCTGGGCCTGGGGGCGGCGTTCAACTGGTGCGAGAGACGGGTGATCGACCGCTTTTTCGACGGGCTGGCCAATTGCGTCCGGGCCGGCGGCCGAGGATTGCGTCAAACCCAGACCGGCCTGCTTCAGAGCTACGCTCTGGTAATCTTTGCGGCAGTGGTGGTCCTGATTTTTTGGATGGCACTGCCGGCATCGGGAGGGAGGATACCATGA
- a CDS encoding NADH-quinone oxidoreductase subunit B, with protein MGVEKGKGGFLLTTVNAILNHARARSFWPLTYGLACCAIEMMAAGGARFDIARFGYEVFRASPRQADLMIVAGTVTNKMAPLLVRLYEQMPEPKYVVAMGSCACSGGPFVDSYNVVRGVDTLIPVDVYVPGCPPRPEALFYGLLQLKAKVLDPRREEAVAGGR; from the coding sequence ATGGGAGTAGAGAAAGGCAAGGGCGGCTTCCTGCTGACCACAGTCAATGCTATTCTTAACCACGCCCGGGCCCGTTCCTTCTGGCCCCTCACCTACGGCCTAGCCTGCTGCGCCATCGAGATGATGGCGGCCGGCGGAGCCCGTTTCGACATCGCCCGGTTCGGCTACGAGGTTTTCCGCGCCTCTCCCCGCCAGGCCGATTTAATGATTGTGGCCGGCACGGTAACCAACAAAATGGCGCCGCTTCTGGTAAGACTTTATGAACAGATGCCCGAGCCCAAGTACGTGGTAGCCATGGGCAGTTGTGCCTGTAGCGGCGGACCCTTTGTGGATTCCTACAATGTGGTCAGGGGGGTAGATACCCTGATTCCCGTGGATGTATACGTGCCCGGCTGCCCGCCGCGACCGGAGGCTCTGTTCTACGGACTCCTACAGCTTAAGGCCAAAGTGCTAGACCCCCGGAGGGAGGAGGCGGTTGCCGGTGGGCGTTGA
- a CDS encoding NADH-quinone oxidoreductase subunit D: protein MPQADQRLHTEEITLNMGPQHPSTHGVYRGILTLDGERVVKLENVVGYLHRGLEKIAESRTYPQFIPYTDRLDYLSAMLNNLGYVQTVEKLMGIEVPERAEYLRVIMAELQRIASHLVFVASFALDLSAWTGWMYAFRDRERIVDLFEMASGSRLTTSYLRIGGIAEDVPEEFWPALKALLGDLPRCFEEYDGLITGNEIFQARTKGVGVLDLPTALTYGVTGPNLRASGLAFDLRKARPYGIYSRFDFEIPTGKNGDCFDRFVVRLEEMRQSLRIVEQAARDIPPGPVRAKLPKVLRPPKGEVYHQIEGSKGILGYYLVSDGSARPYRLHIRGPSFVNLGALPIMAAGGTIQDLVATLASIDIVLGEVDR, encoded by the coding sequence GTGCCCCAGGCCGACCAAAGGCTTCACACCGAAGAAATAACGCTGAATATGGGGCCGCAGCACCCCAGCACCCACGGGGTCTACCGCGGTATTTTGACCCTCGACGGCGAACGCGTGGTAAAGCTGGAAAATGTGGTCGGCTATCTTCACCGGGGGCTGGAGAAGATTGCCGAGAGCCGTACCTACCCTCAATTCATTCCTTATACCGACCGACTGGACTACCTATCGGCCATGCTCAACAACCTGGGCTACGTGCAAACGGTAGAGAAGCTGATGGGGATAGAGGTGCCGGAAAGGGCGGAGTACCTGCGAGTTATCATGGCCGAGTTGCAGCGGATAGCCAGCCATTTGGTTTTCGTGGCCAGCTTCGCCCTGGACCTTTCCGCCTGGACGGGCTGGATGTACGCCTTCCGCGACCGAGAGCGCATTGTCGACCTGTTCGAAATGGCCTCGGGTTCCCGGCTGACCACAAGCTACCTGCGAATCGGCGGTATAGCCGAAGACGTGCCGGAAGAATTCTGGCCGGCCCTAAAGGCCTTGCTGGGCGATTTGCCCCGCTGCTTTGAGGAGTACGACGGGCTGATAACCGGAAACGAGATTTTCCAGGCCCGCACCAAGGGGGTAGGCGTTCTTGACCTACCCACGGCCTTGACTTATGGCGTTACCGGGCCGAACCTGCGGGCTTCCGGACTGGCTTTTGATCTGAGAAAGGCCCGTCCCTACGGGATCTATTCCCGTTTTGACTTCGAGATCCCCACGGGTAAAAACGGTGACTGTTTTGATCGCTTCGTAGTGCGCCTGGAGGAGATGCGCCAAAGCTTGCGCATCGTTGAGCAGGCGGCCCGAGACATTCCCCCCGGCCCCGTGCGGGCCAAGTTGCCCAAGGTGCTTCGGCCTCCCAAGGGCGAGGTTTATCACCAGATTGAAGGCAGCAAGGGTATCCTGGGATACTACCTGGTGAGCGACGGATCCGCCCGCCCCTACCGGTTGCACATCCGCGGGCCCTCCTTCGTCAACCTGGGTGCCCTTCCGATTATGGCTGCCGGCGGCACCATTCAGGATTTGGTGGCCACCTTAGCCTCAATCGACATCGTTCTGGGCGAGGTTGACCGTTAG
- a CDS encoding NADH-quinone oxidoreductase subunit N, translating to MAADWALLSTEILLAALGLGLLALGLVVPRDRQRSLGYLASVGLALVLLVTLARHGRQGVFLGGSYLQDAYAAFFKELLLSAAILATIASHDFVPRLGRCQAEFYALVVFATLGMVLVAGAGDLVTLYLGLELMTISFCLLAAFNQGDPKSQEAGLKYILLGAMSSAVLLYGLSLVYGLTGTTRLGELGPALAGRTQVPLLIPAVVFLIAGFAFKIAAVPFHFWSPDVYEGAPTPVTALLAVGSKAAALAALIRLLVMALPEVRAYWGAPLVLLCLLTVLFANLVAIPQTNIKRLLAYSSISQAGYLLLGVVALSPLGLTGVLFHSLLYVFANMAAFMVVTAFWQATGSDEIPDYAGLARRAPLLAAVMLFSLLSLAGIPPLAGFWGKFYLFTAAIERGYVWLALVAVIMTMVSVYYYLLVAKAMFIKEPPAGSPSLRVPTGLQVAMVACLVVILLVGTYPGPLTRIAADVAQTFLR from the coding sequence ATGGCCGCGGACTGGGCGCTTCTCAGCACGGAAATTCTCCTGGCCGCCCTGGGGCTCGGCCTCTTGGCCCTGGGCCTGGTTGTCCCCCGCGACCGGCAGCGAAGCCTTGGCTATCTGGCCTCGGTAGGCCTGGCTTTGGTGCTGTTGGTTACCCTGGCCCGGCACGGCCGGCAAGGGGTGTTCCTGGGCGGGTCTTACCTACAAGACGCCTATGCCGCTTTCTTCAAGGAGTTGCTTCTGTCGGCGGCCATACTGGCCACCATCGCCTCGCACGACTTCGTCCCTCGCCTGGGGCGTTGCCAGGCGGAGTTCTACGCGCTGGTGGTATTTGCTACCCTGGGAATGGTGCTGGTGGCCGGAGCCGGCGATCTGGTCACGCTTTACCTGGGCCTAGAACTCATGACCATTAGCTTCTGTCTGCTTGCCGCGTTTAACCAGGGCGACCCCAAGTCCCAGGAGGCCGGGCTCAAGTATATTCTTCTCGGCGCTATGTCCTCTGCGGTTCTTCTTTACGGTCTTAGCCTGGTATACGGGCTGACGGGAACCACCCGGCTGGGAGAACTGGGACCCGCCCTGGCCGGCCGGACCCAGGTGCCGCTACTGATCCCAGCGGTGGTGTTCCTGATAGCCGGCTTTGCCTTCAAGATCGCCGCCGTACCCTTCCACTTTTGGTCGCCGGACGTCTACGAGGGTGCGCCTACACCGGTCACGGCCCTGCTGGCGGTGGGTTCTAAGGCGGCGGCCCTTGCCGCCCTAATACGGCTTCTGGTGATGGCACTGCCGGAGGTGCGGGCGTATTGGGGAGCACCCTTGGTCCTCCTCTGCCTCCTCACGGTACTGTTTGCCAACCTGGTGGCCATTCCTCAGACCAACATTAAGCGCCTGTTGGCCTATTCTAGCATCTCCCAGGCGGGCTACCTGCTTCTCGGAGTGGTAGCTCTTTCTCCCCTGGGCCTTACCGGGGTGCTGTTCCATTCCCTCCTTTACGTCTTTGCCAACATGGCGGCCTTTATGGTGGTTACGGCCTTCTGGCAGGCAACGGGTAGCGACGAAATCCCGGACTACGCCGGACTGGCCCGGAGGGCCCCGCTCCTGGCAGCGGTGATGCTTTTCTCCCTGCTGTCCCTGGCAGGAATTCCGCCTTTGGCCGGCTTTTGGGGCAAGTTCTACCTGTTCACCGCGGCCATCGAGCGAGGGTACGTCTGGCTGGCCTTGGTGGCGGTAATAATGACCATGGTTTCGGTTTATTACTACCTGCTGGTGGCCAAGGCCATGTTCATAAAGGAGCCCCCGGCAGGTAGCCCCTCCTTAAGGGTGCCCACCGGTCTCCAGGTGGCGATGGTGGCCTGTCTGGTGGTTATCCTGCTGGTGGGCACCTACCCGGGGCCGCTTACCAGAATAGCCGCGGACGTAGCCCAGACTTTCCTTCGTTAA
- a CDS encoding NADH-quinone oxidoreductase subunit M: MSFPILSTILLAPVAGLIIILCLPERKDRLIKITAAVATSVSLGLSLYVFLAYDQAGGGMQFLETVPWVPALGINYALGVDGMSAPLVLLTAIVIFTGVFASWDLEQRVKEFFIFLLMLVTGVFGVFMSRDLFLFYFFFEVAVIPMYLLIGVWGSTRKEYAAMKLTLYLLVGSAFALIGLISLYLAAGVALGFRTADIATLGSLTYGLSFQRWVSFLILFGFGVLVPIWPFHLWSPDGHVAAPTAVSMLHAGVLMKLGAYALLRIGAFSLPEGLKYWAPLIALLCLVNVVYGALVAMQQRDLKFVIGYSSVSHMGYVLLGVAALNLFSLTGAVMQMFAHGIMTALFFALVGQVYHKAHTREIALFGGLAHQMPRVAAAWLIGGLASLGLPGLNNFVAEFLIFIGAFTREQALLGGWFTFRTVAVVAILGVVVTAMYVLRVFKHVFLGPRQPQWDHLTDARGVEMVPIAVLCGVLILFGVLPSPLVEVIKVSIGPLVAKLESAAQIGGIF, from the coding sequence ATGAGCTTCCCCATACTCTCCACCATTCTGCTGGCGCCGGTCGCCGGGCTTATCATTATCCTGTGTCTTCCGGAGAGAAAGGACCGGTTGATCAAGATAACCGCTGCCGTAGCCACCTCGGTTTCTCTCGGCCTGTCTCTCTACGTCTTTCTGGCCTACGATCAGGCTGGCGGAGGAATGCAGTTTCTGGAAACCGTGCCCTGGGTACCGGCCCTCGGCATCAACTACGCCTTGGGAGTAGACGGAATGAGCGCGCCTCTGGTCTTGCTTACGGCGATTGTCATATTTACCGGCGTCTTTGCCTCCTGGGACCTGGAGCAGCGGGTCAAGGAGTTTTTCATCTTCCTCCTGATGCTGGTTACGGGCGTTTTCGGGGTTTTCATGAGCCGCGACCTCTTCCTCTTCTATTTCTTCTTTGAAGTCGCCGTCATCCCCATGTACCTTCTCATCGGGGTCTGGGGCAGTACGCGCAAAGAGTATGCGGCCATGAAGTTGACGCTCTACCTGCTGGTGGGAAGCGCTTTCGCCCTCATCGGGCTGATTTCTCTCTATCTCGCGGCCGGCGTTGCCCTTGGTTTCCGAACCGCCGATATCGCCACTCTGGGGAGCTTGACCTACGGCTTATCTTTTCAACGCTGGGTATCGTTTCTTATCCTGTTCGGTTTCGGTGTCCTGGTGCCGATTTGGCCCTTTCACCTTTGGTCGCCTGACGGTCACGTGGCCGCCCCTACCGCCGTGAGCATGCTCCATGCCGGCGTCCTAATGAAATTGGGAGCCTATGCCTTGCTGCGGATTGGCGCCTTTTCCCTACCGGAAGGGCTCAAGTACTGGGCGCCGTTAATCGCCCTCCTTTGCCTGGTCAACGTGGTCTACGGGGCCCTGGTGGCCATGCAGCAGCGGGATCTCAAGTTCGTCATCGGCTATTCCAGCGTAAGCCATATGGGATATGTGCTACTGGGCGTGGCGGCCCTTAACCTGTTTAGCCTTACCGGCGCAGTCATGCAGATGTTCGCCCACGGGATCATGACCGCCCTTTTCTTCGCCCTGGTGGGTCAGGTGTACCACAAGGCGCATACCCGGGAAATCGCCCTTTTCGGCGGTTTGGCCCACCAGATGCCTCGGGTGGCGGCTGCCTGGCTGATTGGCGGTCTGGCCTCGCTGGGTTTGCCCGGGCTTAACAACTTCGTCGCCGAGTTTCTCATCTTCATAGGGGCCTTTACCCGGGAGCAGGCGCTGTTGGGCGGATGGTTCACCTTTAGGACCGTAGCCGTGGTAGCCATCCTCGGGGTAGTGGTTACGGCCATGTACGTTCTGCGCGTCTTCAAACACGTGTTTCTGGGTCCGCGCCAGCCGCAGTGGGATCACCTGACCGATGCCCGGGGGGTAGAAATGGTGCCCATAGCCGTGCTCTGCGGCGTGCTTATCCTCTTTGGCGTTCTTCCTTCTCCGCTGGTGGAGGTCATAAAGGTAAGCATAGGACCGCTGGTGGCCAAGCTGGAAAGCGCAGCTCAGATCGGGGGGATCTTCTGA
- a CDS encoding NADH-quinone oxidoreductase subunit J, with the protein MEGLSLPGFWASLRQVGAFWLLAGAALGAALAAVSGKNIVRAAFSLVLSLVATAGLFLLLEADFLAMVQLLVYAGAISVLLVFAIMLTRRPGGRMQESNPFGRFVLPAGALALFFLGAVVMLLRRTSWGGGEGASGISTAGPIGEAFLTTYVLPLELAGILLLVALVGAIMVAGGGRG; encoded by the coding sequence ATGGAAGGCCTCTCGCTGCCGGGATTTTGGGCCAGCCTAAGGCAGGTAGGCGCCTTTTGGCTGTTGGCCGGAGCGGCGCTGGGTGCGGCGCTGGCGGCAGTTAGCGGAAAGAACATTGTGCGCGCGGCCTTCAGTTTGGTCCTGAGCTTGGTGGCTACGGCCGGTCTTTTCCTGCTCTTGGAGGCGGATTTCTTGGCCATGGTGCAGTTGCTGGTCTACGCCGGCGCCATCTCCGTCCTGCTGGTCTTTGCTATCATGCTTACCCGGCGGCCGGGGGGCAGGATGCAGGAAAGCAATCCCTTCGGTCGCTTCGTTTTGCCCGCCGGTGCGCTAGCCCTTTTCTTCCTTGGGGCCGTGGTGATGCTGCTCAGGCGCACCTCGTGGGGAGGAGGGGAGGGAGCTTCCGGGATCAGCACCGCAGGGCCGATAGGGGAGGCCTTCCTCACCACCTACGTTCTACCCCTGGAGCTGGCGGGGATCTTGCTCCTGGTGGCCCTGGTAGGGGCGATTATGGTCGCGGGAGGGGGCAGAGGTTAG
- the nuoH gene encoding NADH-quinone oxidoreductase subunit NuoH yields MAGAETVFLSLDRGLKNLIFSWGIPEPWAFLCAVAVYAVAVLGFVLVNVIFLVYLERKVAGYMQQRLGPNRVGPGGIFQCVADALKLLGKEDIIPAGADRMCFRLASWLIFVPATMLFAVIPFGREMIVADLNVGVLYFLAVGSTATLVLFMAGWSSNNKYALLGSMRVVAQVISYEIPLAFSLLGVIMLAGSLRMGDIVAAQKPLWFVVLQPAAFVLYFVAAIAELNRGPFDLPEGEQEIVAGPFVEYSGMRYALFFLSEYANLLSVSALAVTLFLGGWQGPWLPSWLWFVIKVYVMVFLFMWVKWTFPRVRADHLLGLAWKFLLPASLANVLVTGVVIKLFSGIGG; encoded by the coding sequence ATGGCGGGAGCGGAAACCGTGTTTCTCAGCCTGGATCGAGGGCTAAAGAACCTGATTTTTTCCTGGGGCATACCTGAGCCGTGGGCCTTTCTCTGCGCCGTGGCGGTTTACGCCGTAGCCGTTCTAGGGTTTGTACTGGTCAACGTTATTTTTCTGGTTTATTTGGAGCGCAAAGTAGCAGGGTACATGCAGCAGCGGCTCGGGCCTAATCGCGTAGGTCCGGGAGGCATTTTCCAGTGTGTGGCTGATGCTCTCAAACTCCTGGGCAAGGAGGACATAATCCCGGCCGGCGCCGACCGGATGTGTTTTCGTTTGGCTTCCTGGCTCATCTTTGTGCCGGCCACCATGCTTTTCGCGGTTATCCCCTTCGGCCGAGAAATGATCGTCGCCGACCTAAACGTGGGCGTACTGTATTTCCTTGCCGTGGGCTCCACCGCCACCTTGGTTTTGTTTATGGCCGGGTGGAGCTCCAATAACAAGTATGCGCTTCTCGGGAGCATGCGCGTAGTGGCCCAGGTGATCAGCTACGAGATCCCCCTGGCCTTTTCTCTCCTGGGAGTAATCATGCTCGCCGGGTCCCTGCGGATGGGCGATATCGTTGCCGCCCAGAAGCCGCTTTGGTTCGTGGTGCTGCAGCCCGCGGCCTTCGTCCTGTACTTCGTGGCCGCCATCGCCGAGTTGAACCGTGGCCCTTTTGACCTCCCGGAGGGGGAGCAGGAGATCGTTGCCGGTCCCTTCGTCGAATACTCGGGGATGCGCTACGCCCTCTTTTTCCTGTCCGAGTACGCTAACCTTCTGAGCGTCTCGGCCCTGGCGGTTACCCTTTTTCTGGGCGGATGGCAGGGCCCCTGGCTGCCTTCCTGGCTATGGTTCGTGATCAAAGTGTACGTTATGGTTTTTCTCTTCATGTGGGTGAAGTGGACCTTTCCTCGGGTTCGCGCCGACCATTTGCTGGGTCTGGCCTGGAAGTTTCTCTTGCCGGCGTCCTTAGCTAACGTGCTGGTTACGGGCGTGGTTATCAAGCTCTTCTCGGGGATCGGGGGGTGA
- a CDS encoding NADH-quinone oxidoreductase subunit I yields MYGRGLLKGLAITIRHFFGRAITEQYPEQRPVLAPRFRGLLSLAADKCTACGTCASSCPNRAIRIHTRRDEKKRRLTGYEVNLLYCLFCGLCVEACPEGALSFSPDFELATYHRGGAIYALYALSGEAANDFDLAGREKFEGRRAAGGEE; encoded by the coding sequence ATGTACGGCCGAGGTTTGCTAAAGGGCCTGGCCATAACCATCCGGCACTTTTTCGGCCGGGCGATTACCGAGCAGTATCCGGAGCAGCGGCCGGTACTGGCCCCGCGTTTTCGCGGCCTTCTTTCGCTGGCGGCGGATAAATGCACCGCCTGCGGGACCTGCGCCAGTTCTTGCCCCAACCGGGCAATCCGTATTCACACTCGCCGGGACGAGAAAAAACGCCGCCTCACCGGCTACGAGGTTAACCTTCTTTACTGTTTGTTTTGCGGGCTTTGCGTTGAGGCCTGCCCGGAAGGGGCTTTAAGCTTTAGTCCGGATTTCGAGCTGGCAACCTATCACCGCGGCGGCGCAATCTACGCTCTTTATGCTCTTAGCGGGGAGGCGGCCAATGACTTTGATCTGGCCGGCCGGGAAAAGTTCGAAGGCCGGCGGGCCGCAGGGGGTGAGGAATAG
- a CDS encoding NADH-quinone oxidoreductase subunit C, whose amino-acid sequence MGVEPPSLAAILREKYGPRVELVPDATVTSLLVPPDLLLSVATELAGSFNLLLDLTPVDWPEYFEVVYFLWVVPEGEELRLKVRLPKAHPTIASVSSLWPAALCLEREAYDLFGIVFEGHPDLRRILCPDDFVGHPLRKDFVLPEQDRWAEEASGR is encoded by the coding sequence GTGGGCGTTGAGCCTCCAAGCTTGGCGGCAATACTGAGGGAGAAATACGGCCCAAGGGTGGAGTTGGTCCCGGACGCTACGGTCACTAGCCTTCTCGTTCCGCCCGACCTGCTTCTTTCTGTGGCCACGGAGCTGGCGGGAAGCTTCAACTTGCTGCTGGATCTGACCCCGGTGGACTGGCCCGAATACTTCGAGGTGGTCTACTTCCTCTGGGTGGTGCCGGAAGGGGAAGAGTTAAGGCTGAAAGTGCGCTTACCGAAGGCCCACCCAACGATTGCCTCGGTCAGCAGTTTGTGGCCGGCGGCCCTTTGCCTGGAAAGGGAAGCGTACGACCTGTTCGGCATCGTCTTCGAGGGCCACCCCGACCTGCGCCGGATCCTCTGCCCGGACGATTTCGTGGGGCACCCGTTACGCAAGGACTTCGTCTTGCCGGAGCAGGACCGGTGGGCCGAAGAGGCGTCCGGGCGGTAA